From Cotesia glomerata isolate CgM1 linkage group LG2, MPM_Cglom_v2.3, whole genome shotgun sequence, a single genomic window includes:
- the LOC123258526 gene encoding seipin: MFFSKTIKAAFEKLFNAKQQTVKGVQSIFFRSGFIFIGSVVAVWISIFLYTAFYYAYMPNMQHIRPVHFEFDSCEKLKGPCGWPSAFVRFTKKQQFLMVGQPYKINLYLEMPESTTNKELGMFMVCSSLHTHNHGIVDKSCRPTMLHYRSTLLHYLTTLAFSPMLIFGAREEKQNIMLELYRNFEEDQNHPVTSISIEIQSKFIEFYSATIEIHAHLYGLRYLMFHWPILTAIIGITTNLFFISLIFILSYLHFTYEEDLQDEQFSYEKGQIEKSTHKNSTDLSSESSSIEDASLLDDLIKSSDESNKLELNLPEDKSRYIEEIKSKSK, from the exons atgtttttttcaaagaCAATTAAAGCggcatttgaaaaattattcaatgcAAAACAACAAACTGTGAAAGGTgtacaatcaatattttttcgcagtggatttatatttataggcTCAGTAGTCGCTGTTTGGATATCAATATTTCTTTATACAGCATTTTACTATGCATACATGCCAAATATGCAACACATACGTCCTGTTCACTTTGAATTTGA ttcatgtgaaaaattaaaaggacCATGCGGATGGCCGTCAGCATTTGTAcgatttacaaaaaaacagcAATTTTTGATGGTTGGCCAgccatataaaataaatttatacttagAAATGCCAGAATCAACAACGAATAAAGAATTAG gaaTGTTTATGGTGTGCTCAAGCCTACATACTCACAATCACGGTATCGTTGATAAGTCTTGTAGACCTACGATGTTACACTATCGAAGTACATTACTCCATTATCTTACGACACTGGCATTTTCGCCAATGCTAATTTTTGGCGCTCGCGAAGAAAAACAAAACATTATGTTGGAATTGTATCGGAATTTTGAAGAAGACCaa AATCATCCAGTTACGTCAATTTCTATTGAAATACAATCAAAATTCATTGAATTTTACTCAGCTACTATTGAAATCCATGCTCATTTATACGGATTGAGATATCTAATGTTCCATTGGCCAATATTGACAGCCATAATCGGAATCACGACCAACTTATTCTTTATATCGCTTATATTTATACTGTCGTACTTGCATTTTACATATGAAGAAGATCTCCAAGATGAACAGTTTAGTTATGAAAAAGGTCAAATTGAAAAGAGCACCCACAAAAATAGCACTGACT tatctTCAGAGTCATCTTCCATAGAAGACGCCTCGTTACTCGATGATCTCATTAAAAGCAGCGATGAATCcaataaattagaattaaatttaccTGAAGACAAATCGCGGtatattgaagaaattaaatcaaaatcaaaGTGA